The following is a genomic window from Plasmodium knowlesi strain H genome assembly, chromosome: 1.
CGAGCGGGTGGGGGGGCCGCGCGCCACGTCCTTTTCCCCATCTCGAAAACTTACTGCAAGCGTGCAGCCTCATGTAGGCGTGCTGAGTGAAAATCTGGATTTTGTCGCAAATGTTCCTGCACAAGGTTTCCACGTTAACGTTGTGTCCATTGGAATACAAGAACTCGGCGGCCTCCATCCTAGCCTTATACACCATGCTGAGGCAATCCCCAGGCATTCCCACCATGGAGCATCCTATTTCATCGGTTATGTTATAGATGTTCGTAATATTGTTGTAATCTAGGAGTTTGTCTTGCGAGATGTACTgcgttgccatttttttttgggaaatTATTACGGCAcagttttctcctttcacGCCGATTGACGTTATGTTGGTGTTCTTCACAGCCTTAATCGCGTATTCTGCGTAGAGTGGCGGGGTGCGCACACAGGAGGGGAGAGGGGGATGTTAGGGGGGTACAGGAAAATCGGTGGAGTGACAGCACATCCAGGGTGTGCTTCTCTCCCGTTGGTGGGAACGCTGCATTTCTTCACCAAATTTCTCTCCTTACAAAAACTTACGCGAGGGCACTTACCAATCTGGTAGAGGTTCCCATCGGGGGAGAAGATAGTTAGGTGCCTATCGTACATGCTCTGCGACTGTCTCACCATGTTGACTGTTCTCGATAACGATGAGTGAAGTGTGCAatgcttttcctttctttcttgcTCTGCCGCTTCTTCTCTTTACCGTCGTATGGGTAAAAAGGGCAACAGTGGTGAAGGTGACTTACACGAAGTAAGCGACGCTTGTGCTGTGCGTGTGAATGGAGCCGATCCACCAGGTACTTCCCGTTGGTGTGCTCTCCTTCTTGTATTCTTCCACCACACGTGTAACTTCGTATGGTTCCTTTATCTAACACTCGCGCAGGTCAAGTCGGCGGAAATTCCTCGTTCGGGGAggtggaaggggaaaaaaaaaaaaaaaaaagaagaaacaggcCTCCTATATGAATgacgaaatggaaagaacaaagatgaaaataaaaaaaaaataaaaaaacacgAAAACACAGAAACACATACGTAGGTcacaaaaaagaattgcTCATTATGCTAAACGCAGATCTGTGCACTGCGGCTTGACAATAagcacatgaaaaaaaaaaaaaaaaaaaaaaaaaaaggtatttcCGTAATTGTATTCCTTATGCACTTGTGCAGAGAGGAAATGTAGTAAGGCTCTTCTTCCTAGCCTTCCATACCTCAAatgaagtttttcctttaagtATTCGTTTTAGGATTAGGGGGTACACATACGTGTACAGCCCCTGCATGGAGGGGATAATGACATATGTTTTCGCGGAGCCCTTGATGATGACACATTattgtgtacacatattatagtcgagttttttttttttttttttttttttttttttttttcataaaaatagtaataaaaaagaatttggAAAGTATGACTCAGTTGAGGTGTAGTATCTACTCCCCCTTGGAGTgacttccaattttttttttttttttttttttttccgatttaAACCAATTTTCGTTGCAGTGTGGAAAGATAAAGTAAGTTCGGGAATTTCCAGCCACGTGTGATGAACAATGCGGTTGGCGGTTGGCGGCTGTGCCAACCTGGAACTTCCATCCAAAGGAGGGAAAgctttcctcttcccccctcatgaagaaaaaaaaaaaaaaaaattggcaacaCAGTGTGCATACGTAGCAGTgaagaaaatagaaatgCTTGTGTAGTTTCCTCCTGGAAGGAATGGAGTATTATAGCAGTTG
Proteins encoded in this region:
- a CDS encoding proteasome subunit alpha type-6, putative, translated to MVRQSQSMYDRHLTIFSPDGNLYQIEYAIKAVKNTNITSIGVKGENCAVIISQKKMATQYISQDKLLDYNNITNIYNITDEIGCSMVGMPGDCLSMVYKARMEAAEFLYSNGHNVNVETLCRNICDKIQIFTQHAYMRLHACSGMIIGMGEDNKPSLFKFDPSGFCAGYRACVIGNKEQESISILERLLEKRRRKVQQETLEEDIQNTIILAIEALQTILAFDLKANEIEMGIVSKANPNFTQIGEKEIDNYLTFIAERD